Within Paracoccus jeotgali, the genomic segment GGCGTTGATCTGCGCGTTGCGGCGGTCCAGTTCCATCTGATACAGCCGCGCGCGCAAGGCGTTCATCGCCGCCTCGCGGTTCTGGTGCTGCGATTTCATGCTGCTGGTGACGACGATCCCGGTCGGCAGGTGGGTGATCCGCACCGCCGAGTCGGTGGTGTTCACGTGCTGTCCGCCCGCGCCGGACGACCGATAGGTGTCGATGCGGATCTCGTTGTCGGGAATGGTGATCTCGATATTGTCATCGACCACGGGATAGACCCAGACCGACGAAAACGAGGTATGCCGCCGCGCCGCGCTGTCATAGGGACTGATGCGGACAAGGCGATGCACGCCCGCCTCGGATTTCAGCCAGCCATAGGCGTTATGGCCCGAAATGCGATAGGTGGCGGACCGGATGCCCGCCTCGTCGCCCGAGGTTTCGGACACCAGCTCGACCTCGTAGCCCTGATTTTCGGCCCACCGCACATACATCCGCGCCAGCATCGAGGCCCAGTCGCAGCTTTCCGTGCCGCCCGCCCCGGCATGAACCTCAAGGAAGGTGTCGTTGCTGTCGGCCTCGCCGTTCAGCAGCGCCTCGAGCTCTTTCTGCGCGGCCTCTTGGGCCAGCGCCTTCAGGTTCGCCTCGGCCTCGCGGACCAGTTCCTCGTCGCCCTCATCCTCGGCCAGTTCGACCATCTCGGCATTGGCGGTCAGATCGGCTTCGATCCGGCGATAGCCTTCGACGGCGTCGGACAGGGCCTGCCGCTCGCGCATCAGCTTTTGCGCCCGCGCCGGGTCGGACCACAGATCGCCATCCTCGATCATGGCGTTCAGTTCCTCCAGCCGGTGGGGGGCGGTTTCCCAATCCATGCGCTGCGCCAGCAGCCGCAGGGATTTGCGGATGGCTTCGATGGTGGCAGCGGTTTCGGCGCGCATGGGTCGGTCCTTCGTCTGGGGTGCAAGGGAAGTAACGCGAGAACGCGCCGCTCACAAGGGTTGCCGCACCCGCGCCGCCCTGGCGGGAACCCCTTGGGGCCTCAGCCGCGTTGGGCCGGGGCAACACAAGGCGGATAACATTGGATCTCTCGACCCATTTCACCCAGCTTCAATCCATGTCCGAGCTGGACGCGCTGATCCGCATGGCCATGGCCCTGCTGCTGGGCGGGCTGATCGGCTGGGACCGCGAGGCGAACGCCAAATCCGCCGGGCTGCGGACGCATATGATGATCTCGCTTGCCGCCGCGCTGTTCACCGTGATCGCGCTGGAACTGACCCATATCGAGGGCGACCCGCAAGCCTCGATGAGCTATGACCCCGGCCGTCTGATCGAGGCCGTGACCTCGGGCGTGGCGTTTCTGGCGGCGGGGTCCATCGTCATCAGCGGGACGAATGTGCGCGGCATCACCACCGGCGCGTCGATGTGGCTGGTGGGCGCCATCGGGCTGTGCTGCGGCACCGGCGATCTGGTGCTGGCGGTGATGGCGACCGGCATGGCGCTGCTGGTCCTGTGGGTGATCCGCAAGGTCATCCCGCAGCCCGAGGCGCAGAAAGCCGACAGCGGCGACTAGGCCGCTAATACAGCCCGCCCGACGAGATCGTGCCGAAGTCGGCCTTTTGCGGGATCACCTTGCGCTTGCCGCTCGAGGTCGTGACCGCCTTGGCACCGCCGCCGCCCTGCGACGTCTGCGGCAGTTCCTTCAGCGTCAGCGGAATGCCCTCGACCCCCGGCATGACCTTGGGTTCGAACCCGCCATCGATGACCCGGATGCCGGTCCATTCCGAGCCGTCGCGGAAGAACTCGGCGATGACATTGTCGCCGGTCGCGTTCTCGGCCAGCCGCGCGCCCGAGAAGCGGTCGATCTTGACGAAATGTCCGCCCGGCGGGACGCGGAACTTGGTGCCGCCATATTCCTTGATCGCCTCGCGCATGAAGGCGTTGAAGACCGGGACGCACAGCGTGCCGCCGAAGGCGCCCTGCCCCAGCGGGCGCGGCTGGTCATAGCCCAGATAGCAGCCGGCGGCGATGTTCGACGAAAAGCCCACGAACCAGACGTCCTTGGCCTCGTTGGTGGTGCCGGTCTTGCCGGCGATCGGCACCGGCAGGTTCACGCCCTTGCCCGAGCCGCGCTTGACGACGCCTTCCATCATCGAGGTCAGCTGATAGGCGGTGACGGCGTCCATCACCCGCTCGCGGTTGCTCTGGATATCGGGCGAGGTGCCGGCGGGCAGCGCGTTGCGCGCACAGCCCACGCAGTCGCGCTGATCGTGGCGATAGATGGTCCGCCCGCGCCGGTCCTGCACGCGGTCGACCAGCGTCGGTTCCACCCGCTCGCCGCCATTGGCGAACATGGAATAGGCCGCGACCATGCGCAGCAGCGTGGTTTCCTGCGCCCCCAGCGAGTTGGCCAGAAAGCCGTTCATCCGGTCATAGACGCCGAAGCGTTCGGCATAGCGGCCGACCGTGTCCATGCCGATATCCTGCGCGATCCGGATGGTCATCAGGTTGCGCGACTGCTCGATCCCCGTCCGCAGCGGCGTCGGGCCATAGGTGCGGTTCGACGCGTTCTTGGGCCGCCACAGCCCGGCGGGGGTGTTGATGGCGATTTCCTCGTCCACGACGATAGTCGCGGGGGTATAGCCGTTATCCAGCGCCGCCGCATAGACGAAGGGCTTGAAGCTGGACCCCGGCTGCCGCATCGCCTGCGTCGCCCGGTTGAAGACCGAGGATTGATAGGAAAACCCGCCCTGCATGGCGATGACGCGGCCGGTGTTGACGTCCATGGCCATGAAGCCGCCCTGGATCTCGGGCACCTGGCGCAGCGTCCAGCGGATGAAGCTGCCATCGCGGTCGTCGGTCATGGCGCGGACCATGACGACATCGCCGGGCTGCACCAGATCGCCCGCATTGCCGGCGCGGGGGCCCAGCTTGCCGTCCGGCAGGCGCGGGCGTGCCCATTGCGCGTCCTTGGCCGGTATCCAGTGGCCGCGCGGGTCGGCGGCAATACCCTCGATCCCAATGCGGGCGTTGCCGTCCTCGATCGCCAGCACGACGGCGGGCATCCAGCCGGGCACATCGCGAGGCGGCTCGCGCATGTCCCAAAGGGCCGCGCGCCATGCGGCTTCGTCGGACAGAGCTTCCGCGTCGATCTGCCCGATCACGCCATGCCAGATGCCGCGGCCGCGGTCATATTGTTCCAGCGCCTGCTGCAAGGCGCGGGCGGCAACCGCCTGCATGTCGGGTTCCACCGTGGCGCGGATGGTCAGGCCACCGCCAAAGAACTCGTCCTCGCCGAATTCCTCGGACAGCTGGCGGCGGATTTCGTCAGTGAAGTAATCGCGCGGCGGCAGCCGTTCGGCAAAGGCGGTGAAGTCGCCATTCTGGACCGAGCGCAGCGGCAGCGCGGCCTCGGCCCGCATCACCTCTTCGTCCAGATAGCCGTTCTGCCACATCTCGCGCAGCACATAGTTGCGCCGCCCGGTCAGCGCCTCGCGGGCGCGGACGGGGTGATACCGCCCCGGCGCCTGCGGCATCGAGGCCAGCATCGCGGCCTCGTGCGGGGCCAGTTGCGACAGGGTCTTGTTGAAATAGGTCTGCGCGGCGGCGGCCACGCCATAGCTGTTCTGGCCCAGAAAGATCTCGTTCAGATACAGCTCAAGGATCTGGTCCTTGTTCAGCGTCTGTTCGAGCCGCGTGGCGAGGATCAGCTCCTTGACCTTGCGTTCGATGCTGCGGTCCGAGGACAGCAGAAAGTTCTTCATCACCTGCTGCGTGATGGTCGAGGCCCCGCGCACCGTCGCCCCGCGCGAGGCGAGCGCGTCATAGGCCGCCTTGCCGATCCCGCCGATGTCAAAGCCCTGATGGCGGTAGAAGTTCTTGTCCTCGGCCGACACGAAAGCCTGCTTGACCAGATCGGGGATCTCCTCGATCGGCACGAAGATGCGGCGTTCCTGCGCGAATTCGTCGATCAGCTGGCCTTCGCCGGAATA encodes:
- the prfB gene encoding peptide chain release factor 2; this encodes MRAETAATIEAIRKSLRLLAQRMDWETAPHRLEELNAMIEDGDLWSDPARAQKLMRERQALSDAVEGYRRIEADLTANAEMVELAEDEGDEELVREAEANLKALAQEAAQKELEALLNGEADSNDTFLEVHAGAGGTESCDWASMLARMYVRWAENQGYEVELVSETSGDEAGIRSATYRISGHNAYGWLKSEAGVHRLVRISPYDSAARRHTSFSSVWVYPVVDDNIEITIPDNEIRIDTYRSSGAGGQHVNTTDSAVRITHLPTGIVVTSSMKSQHQNREAAMNALRARLYQMELDRRNAQINAQHDAKGDAGWGNQIRSYVLHPYQMVKDLRTNHETSDTQGVLDGDIDGFMAATLALDVSGKSRAEATAE
- a CDS encoding MgtC/SapB family protein; its protein translation is MSELDALIRMAMALLLGGLIGWDREANAKSAGLRTHMMISLAAALFTVIALELTHIEGDPQASMSYDPGRLIEAVTSGVAFLAAGSIVISGTNVRGITTGASMWLVGAIGLCCGTGDLVLAVMATGMALLVLWVIRKVIPQPEAQKADSGD
- a CDS encoding penicillin-binding protein 1A, with translation MIRFILSFFGGIFSMLVTGLIFAMLIIGGVFWAYGRDLPSHEQLAQYAPKTISRIYSGEGQLIDEFAQERRIFVPIEEIPDLVKQAFVSAEDKNFYRHQGFDIGGIGKAAYDALASRGATVRGASTITQQVMKNFLLSSDRSIERKVKELILATRLEQTLNKDQILELYLNEIFLGQNSYGVAAAAQTYFNKTLSQLAPHEAAMLASMPQAPGRYHPVRAREALTGRRNYVLREMWQNGYLDEEVMRAEAALPLRSVQNGDFTAFAERLPPRDYFTDEIRRQLSEEFGEDEFFGGGLTIRATVEPDMQAVAARALQQALEQYDRGRGIWHGVIGQIDAEALSDEAAWRAALWDMREPPRDVPGWMPAVVLAIEDGNARIGIEGIAADPRGHWIPAKDAQWARPRLPDGKLGPRAGNAGDLVQPGDVVMVRAMTDDRDGSFIRWTLRQVPEIQGGFMAMDVNTGRVIAMQGGFSYQSSVFNRATQAMRQPGSSFKPFVYAAALDNGYTPATIVVDEEIAINTPAGLWRPKNASNRTYGPTPLRTGIEQSRNLMTIRIAQDIGMDTVGRYAERFGVYDRMNGFLANSLGAQETTLLRMVAAYSMFANGGERVEPTLVDRVQDRRGRTIYRHDQRDCVGCARNALPAGTSPDIQSNRERVMDAVTAYQLTSMMEGVVKRGSGKGVNLPVPIAGKTGTTNEAKDVWFVGFSSNIAAGCYLGYDQPRPLGQGAFGGTLCVPVFNAFMREAIKEYGGTKFRVPPGGHFVKIDRFSGARLAENATGDNVIAEFFRDGSEWTGIRVIDGGFEPKVMPGVEGIPLTLKELPQTSQGGGGAKAVTTSSGKRKVIPQKADFGTISSGGLY